Proteins encoded in a region of the Vibrio ponticus genome:
- a CDS encoding mechanosensitive ion channel family protein, giving the protein MLEHHVRNYIAAKLADVGISSDPYGVELTTVFVLSVLAVAAVSYLIVHHVIVRSVKNVLQKTNKPLSESLAKYDLLGKISLLVPVMVLDVLIPIAVGHYSLLAGILDRLLGILIVLMITWVVFALLDALNDIATFKGITRKMPIKSFVQLTKLFTFFVGLIIAVSILANESPVIFLSGLGVATGFVMLVFKDTILGFVAGIQLSANQMISLNDWIQMDAYGANGTVEEISLTTVKVRNFDNTISMLPAYALVQNAFINWQGMSDSGGRRIKRAVNIDVTSIRFMDDEEIESMKKIRILRQYIYEKSRDIDEYNQGLEAEDRETGNLRQMTNLGLFRAYLNAYLRANNDIHQYMLIMVRQLEPTPEGIPLQVYAFCNDVDWVAYEGVQADLFDHIYSAMPMFGLRPYQTLTSHDAHSLKLN; this is encoded by the coding sequence TTGCTTGAGCATCATGTACGTAATTACATTGCCGCCAAATTGGCCGATGTAGGAATAAGCAGCGATCCTTATGGGGTTGAGCTAACCACTGTTTTCGTTCTCTCAGTATTGGCCGTTGCAGCAGTCAGTTACCTGATCGTTCATCACGTGATTGTCCGCTCAGTTAAAAACGTTCTGCAAAAAACCAATAAACCGCTCAGTGAAAGCCTGGCGAAATATGATTTGCTGGGCAAAATCTCTTTATTGGTTCCGGTGATGGTGCTCGATGTGCTGATCCCCATAGCGGTTGGGCACTACAGCTTGCTGGCAGGTATTCTCGATCGCCTATTGGGCATATTGATTGTGTTGATGATCACTTGGGTTGTGTTTGCCCTGCTTGATGCCCTCAACGACATTGCCACCTTTAAAGGCATCACCCGTAAGATGCCAATCAAAAGCTTTGTTCAGCTCACAAAGCTGTTTACCTTCTTCGTTGGGCTGATAATCGCAGTATCTATCCTTGCGAATGAGTCCCCGGTGATATTCCTCTCCGGTTTAGGTGTCGCGACTGGCTTTGTGATGCTGGTATTTAAAGACACGATTCTGGGTTTTGTTGCCGGTATACAGCTCTCCGCCAACCAAATGATCAGCCTTAATGATTGGATTCAAATGGATGCTTACGGCGCCAATGGTACGGTCGAGGAGATCTCGTTAACCACGGTTAAAGTGAGAAACTTTGACAACACCATCAGCATGTTGCCAGCTTACGCGCTGGTGCAAAACGCCTTTATTAACTGGCAGGGCATGTCAGATTCAGGTGGTCGACGCATTAAGCGTGCGGTGAATATTGATGTAACCTCGATTCGTTTTATGGATGATGAGGAAATTGAATCAATGAAGAAAATCCGCATTTTACGTCAGTATATCTATGAGAAATCACGTGATATTGATGAGTACAACCAAGGTCTAGAAGCAGAAGATAGAGAAACAGGTAACCTGCGCCAAATGACCAACCTAGGTCTTTTCCGCGCTTACCTGAATGCTTACCTGCGCGCCAATAACGACATTCATCAATATATGTTGATCATGGTAAGACAACTGGAGCCGACCCCAGAAGGTATTCCTCTACAGGTGTATGCGTTTTGTAATGATGTCGACTGGGTCGCCTATGAAGGAGTGCAAGCGGATTTATTCGATCATATCTATTCAGCAATGCCGATGTTTGGACTGCGTCCTTATCAAACCTTAACCAGCCATGACGCTCATAGCCTTAAACTCAATTAG
- a CDS encoding glycoside hydrolase family 88/105 protein → MALGNKHTILETMKRVYRYQAANQTRSVVRRSGKTRFIKDTDWERGVFWSCTSAAWLATDDAEYLDGVMNYTLHTGFRAGPNPRFADDHICCQAYLDVYPVIEQEEALEPTIKALDLMLENPELGRKDWWWCDSLFMAPPSFAALSQVTGDNKYLDYMNSAFWDSVDHLLDTETGLFYRDYRYIPDGSGNELREANGNKVFWSRGIGWVLAAVPRLIARMPEDYNERERYLLLFKNLAAEVVKYQQPDGFWRTSLLDPDSFPAPESSATSLFCYGLAWGINNGLLEREAYLPVVEKAWAALQTCIHDNGMIGWVQLPAFNPRDVKFEHNIDYGAGAFMLAATEVARLAD, encoded by the coding sequence ATGGCATTAGGGAATAAACACACGATTTTAGAGACCATGAAGCGAGTCTACCGTTACCAAGCGGCGAATCAAACTCGCAGTGTCGTGCGTCGAAGTGGCAAAACGCGTTTTATTAAAGATACCGATTGGGAACGCGGGGTATTTTGGTCGTGCACTTCAGCGGCATGGCTAGCCACTGACGATGCTGAATACTTAGATGGGGTGATGAACTACACCCTACATACCGGGTTTCGCGCTGGACCTAATCCCCGTTTTGCCGATGATCATATTTGCTGCCAGGCATATTTAGATGTCTACCCAGTCATTGAGCAAGAAGAAGCCTTAGAGCCTACGATTAAAGCGCTTGATTTGATGTTGGAAAATCCAGAGCTAGGGCGCAAAGATTGGTGGTGGTGCGATTCATTATTTATGGCGCCGCCAAGCTTTGCCGCTTTGTCGCAAGTCACGGGTGATAACAAATACCTTGATTACATGAACAGCGCCTTTTGGGATTCGGTCGATCATCTGTTAGATACTGAGACAGGCTTGTTCTATCGTGATTATCGCTATATTCCGGATGGCAGTGGTAATGAACTGCGCGAAGCGAATGGTAACAAAGTGTTCTGGAGCCGTGGTATTGGCTGGGTATTAGCCGCAGTACCGCGCTTAATCGCTCGCATGCCTGAGGATTACAATGAACGTGAGCGCTACTTGCTTTTGTTCAAAAATTTAGCCGCCGAAGTGGTCAAATATCAACAGCCTGATGGTTTTTGGCGCACAAGTCTGCTTGATCCTGATAGCTTCCCCGCTCCGGAGAGCAGTGCCACCTCTTTGTTCTGTTATGGCTTAGCATGGGGGATCAATAACGGCTTGCTTGAGCGTGAGGCTTACTTGCCAGTGGTCGAAAAAGCATGGGCAGCACTGCAAACCTGTATCCATGACAACGGCATGATCGGTTGGGTTCAATTGCCGGCCTTTAACCCACGCGATGTTAAGTTTGAGCACAATATCGATTACGGTGCTGGGGCATTTATGCTGGCGGCAACTGAAGTCGCCCGACTAGCTGATTAA
- a CDS encoding DUF2264 domain-containing protein yields the protein MSKIIAASPRPIIPSEHPDAAMYIKLFKENLVRLRQRKSAYGRHDDAIRQLFRDEQVPLQELCNQWVSYTAEAFQHYATQDYTHAYYPGRPSQQGARTDALEGVSRVLPTLATWLYDKSVGKQQLHGLNGESIDVVNIIRSAFIAGTDPEHPGYWGRLHDYDQRICESADLALALWLSKESVWLDLEPRYQQQIVAWFEQIPPLKTVDNNWLLFTLTVSLVLKDLTGQHQVDISKYHRIKQFYVGDGWFRDGAKGNYDYYNAWGFHYSLYWIDQIDPDFDADFIHQAMSDFVANYRYFFSAQGLPLFGRSACYRLSAAAPLLAAVDQRSSAIELGQAKRAFKTSLQYFIANGALKYGAPTQGVFDDDARLVDNYSGPASSFWSLRALNIALFMGSRTGLWQAEELPLEIEQGDFSFCIPAIEAQVIGTFKTKEITVLFLSDYTQEQSPLTRRLESQPLVYKGLELISGRAFRPKNNLLRKGITCYSSKMAHFF from the coding sequence ATGTCCAAGATTATTGCTGCTTCGCCTCGTCCTATTATTCCTTCAGAGCATCCTGACGCTGCGATGTATATTAAGTTGTTTAAAGAGAATCTCGTTCGCCTGCGTCAGCGAAAATCCGCTTATGGTCGACATGACGATGCGATACGACAATTGTTTAGAGATGAACAAGTGCCGTTACAAGAGCTGTGCAACCAATGGGTTAGTTATACCGCGGAAGCTTTTCAACACTATGCGACCCAAGACTACACCCATGCATACTACCCAGGTAGACCGAGCCAGCAAGGAGCACGAACTGATGCGCTTGAAGGCGTGAGTCGCGTGTTGCCGACTTTGGCGACATGGTTATACGACAAATCAGTGGGCAAGCAGCAATTGCATGGCTTAAATGGCGAGTCGATCGATGTGGTTAACATCATCCGCTCAGCATTTATTGCGGGGACAGATCCTGAACATCCGGGATACTGGGGGCGGCTGCATGATTACGACCAGAGAATTTGTGAAAGTGCGGATTTGGCGTTAGCACTTTGGCTGAGCAAAGAGAGCGTTTGGCTTGATTTAGAACCCCGTTATCAGCAACAGATCGTTGCTTGGTTCGAGCAAATTCCGCCACTAAAAACCGTCGATAACAACTGGCTGCTGTTTACACTGACAGTGAGCTTAGTGCTCAAAGATTTGACCGGTCAGCATCAAGTGGATATCAGCAAATATCATCGAATTAAACAATTCTACGTAGGGGATGGTTGGTTCCGTGATGGCGCCAAAGGCAACTATGATTATTACAACGCATGGGGCTTTCATTACTCACTTTATTGGATTGATCAAATCGATCCGGATTTTGATGCTGATTTTATTCATCAAGCGATGAGTGATTTCGTTGCCAATTATCGATATTTCTTTAGCGCACAAGGCTTACCGCTTTTTGGACGCAGTGCCTGTTACCGCCTATCGGCTGCGGCGCCATTGCTTGCGGCAGTGGATCAACGGTCGAGTGCTATTGAGTTAGGTCAAGCGAAGCGAGCATTTAAGACCAGTCTGCAATATTTCATTGCCAATGGCGCTTTAAAGTATGGTGCGCCGACGCAAGGTGTATTTGATGACGATGCTCGTTTGGTTGATAACTACAGTGGTCCGGCTAGTAGTTTTTGGTCGCTGCGAGCGCTGAATATTGCGCTATTTATGGGAAGCCGAACAGGGCTATGGCAAGCGGAAGAGTTACCGCTAGAAATTGAGCAAGGCGATTTTTCCTTTTGTATTCCCGCGATTGAAGCGCAAGTGATCGGGACTTTCAAAACGAAAGAGATCACCGTGTTGTTTTTATCAGATTATACCCAAGAACAATCGCCACTCACTCGTCGATTAGAGTCGCAGCCCTTAGTTTATAAGGGCTTGGAGCTGATTTCTGGAAGGGCTTTTAGACCGAAAAACAACTTGTTACGTAAAGGGATTACTTGCTATTCATCGAAAATGGCGCATTTCTTTTAG
- a CDS encoding DJ-1/PfpI family protein, whose amino-acid sequence MEKHVAVLLADGFEEGEAVVFIDIMRRLDIKVDVLSCMETTQLNSYFETRISADDTLANKVKHSYDAVMMPGGPKGTDNLSANPMVLEFLQRHIVEEKLICALCSSGAKVLAAHHLLQGRNYTTGDGLAEKFVDGHYLDQKVVVDGNFITGKGLGVSFEFAFTVAKALLTNDQTKVDHQANHIYFEYWQ is encoded by the coding sequence GTGGAAAAACACGTAGCAGTACTGTTGGCAGATGGGTTTGAAGAGGGAGAGGCGGTCGTCTTTATCGATATTATGCGTCGCCTAGATATTAAAGTCGATGTGCTCTCTTGTATGGAGACAACCCAACTCAACAGCTACTTCGAAACTCGTATTAGTGCCGATGACACTTTAGCAAATAAAGTTAAACATAGTTATGATGCGGTGATGATGCCAGGCGGTCCTAAGGGGACTGATAATCTATCGGCAAATCCAATGGTGCTTGAGTTTTTGCAGCGTCATATCGTTGAAGAGAAACTGATTTGTGCACTTTGCTCATCGGGAGCAAAAGTGCTTGCTGCCCATCACCTTTTGCAAGGGCGCAATTATACAACTGGTGATGGTTTGGCGGAGAAGTTCGTTGATGGGCATTATCTTGACCAGAAGGTTGTGGTCGATGGCAATTTCATTACTGGCAAAGGTTTAGGCGTAAGCTTTGAGTTTGCCTTTACGGTTGCCAAAGCACTACTTACCAATGATCAAACTAAAGTTGACCATCAAGCTAATCATATTTATTTCGAATATTGGCAATAA
- a CDS encoding tagatose bisphosphate family class II aldolase translates to MFLVSSREMLHKAQIGGYAVPAFNIHNLETVQVVVETAAEMQSPVILAGTPGTFSYAGTDYLVGICQEAAKRYKMPIALHLDHHESFSDIRQKVEAGIKSAMIDGSHLPFEQNIELVKQVVTFCHRWDCSVEAELGRLGGQEDDLIVDSKDALFTDPNDAVEFIQQTGIDSLAIAIGTAHGMYKEEPRLDFDRLGIIRSRTDVPLVLHGASGVPDQDVRRCIELGITKVNVATELKIAFSDAVKHYFNQNPSANDPRHYIAPGKAAMKQVVIDKIRVCGSEGKM, encoded by the coding sequence ATGTTTTTGGTTTCATCGAGAGAAATGCTTCATAAAGCGCAGATTGGTGGTTATGCCGTACCTGCATTCAATATTCACAACTTAGAGACTGTACAAGTCGTGGTGGAGACCGCCGCTGAAATGCAATCGCCAGTGATTTTGGCAGGTACACCAGGGACTTTTTCTTATGCAGGCACTGATTACTTAGTCGGTATTTGTCAAGAAGCAGCCAAACGTTACAAGATGCCGATTGCTTTGCATCTTGATCATCACGAGTCTTTTTCTGATATCCGTCAGAAAGTGGAAGCGGGGATCAAGTCAGCGATGATTGATGGCTCACATTTACCTTTTGAGCAAAATATTGAGCTAGTTAAGCAAGTCGTCACTTTCTGTCACCGTTGGGATTGTTCAGTTGAAGCTGAGCTCGGTCGACTAGGAGGGCAAGAAGACGATCTGATTGTTGATAGTAAAGATGCACTCTTTACCGATCCAAACGATGCGGTGGAGTTTATTCAACAAACGGGCATTGATTCACTCGCGATTGCGATTGGTACTGCACACGGTATGTACAAAGAAGAACCTCGTTTAGATTTTGATCGTTTAGGGATTATTCGTAGCCGTACAGATGTGCCTTTGGTTCTGCATGGAGCATCGGGTGTACCTGATCAAGATGTGCGCCGTTGTATCGAGCTCGGCATTACTAAAGTGAACGTTGCGACCGAACTGAAAATCGCTTTCTCTGATGCGGTGAAACACTACTTTAATCAAAACCCATCGGCAAATGACCCGCGTCATTATATCGCTCCAGGTAAAGCGGCAATGAAGCAGGTCGTGATCGATAAAATTCGAGTCTGTGGTAGCGAAGGCAAAATGTAA